A genomic segment from Panulirus ornatus isolate Po-2019 chromosome 20, ASM3632096v1, whole genome shotgun sequence encodes:
- the LOC139756089 gene encoding cofilin/actin-depolymerizing factor homolog — MASGVSVADGVQQAFADVKTGMKYRYLIFHIKDDKEIDVEAYGERDDKYDDFLNYLGNLGTDHCRYALYDFEYEHTFQGTSDTKKKKLILMSWCPDTAKIKTKMLYSTSFNYLKQALEGVGKYIQATDMSEASYESVLEKCSSSDRS, encoded by the coding sequence ATGGCATCTGGTGTATCAGTAGCAGATGGAGTCCAGCAGGCTTTTGCAGATGTTAAAACAGGGATGAAATATAGGTATCTTATTTTCCATATAAAAGATGATAAGGAAATTGATGTCGAGGCATATGGTGAAAGAGATGATAAGTATGATGATTTCTTGAACTACCTTGGTAACCTAGGTACAGATCATTGCCGTTATGCTTTGTATGACTTTGAGTATGAGCACACTTTTCAGGGAACTTCAGATACAAAGAAGAAGAAGTTAATCTTGATGTCTTGGTGCCCAGACACTGCCAAAATTAAGACAAAGATGCTTTACTCCACCAGCTTTAATTATCTTAAACAGGCTTTAGAAGGTGTTGGCAAGTATATCCAGGCTACTGATATGTCTGAAGCATCTTATGAGAGTGTGCTGGAGAAATGTAGCTCCTCAGATCGTTCCTAA